The Desulfuromonas thiophila genome contains the following window.
GTGGTGTCGCCGATGGCAAAGACATTTTCACAGCCTTCTACCTGATAGCAGGCATTGACGTTCATCATGCCGCGCGGCGTCAGCCAGCCTGGTGGGACAAAGGACAGATCAGGCCGTTCGCCGATCGCGATAATGACACTGTCGGCTTCAAGCAGTTCGCCGTCCTTGGTGTGAAGCCCTTTTTCACTGATGCGCTCGGTATAAACAGGCCAGCGAATCTGCGCGCCCAGGGCAGTCACATGATCAATCTCTTTCTGGTAAGCCGCCGGTTTTTGTACGTCGATGGCGGTCACCTGGCGGGCGCCACAGGCATAGGCTCCCAGCACCACGTCCATGCCGGCGTTGCCGGCGCCGATCACCACCACCTTTTCACCCAGCGTCGCTCTGACGCCGCTGTTGAGCTGTTTAAGGAAGTCCAGCCCTTTGATCAGTCGCTCGTGGCCGGGGAAGGGGATCACCACCGGATTATGAGCGCCCGAGGCAATGACGACGGCGTCGTGCTGCTGACGCAGCGTCTCAAAGGTGCTGCGGTCAATGCGCTGGTTCAGCCGCGCTTCAATGCCGGTGGCCAGCAGCCGGTCGATTTCGGTCTGCAGAATCTCGGCCGGCAGACGTTCACGCGGGATGGCCTGCCACAGCTTGCCGCCCAGTTGGCTGTCGGCTTCGTAAACCGTCACGGCGTGGCCTTTCAGGCGGAGCTGCCAGGCGGCAGACAGGCCGCCGGGGCCACCGCCGATAATGGCGACGGATTTGCTGGTAGTTGCAGCACAGGCTGGCGCCGGCGTGTCAAGCGAGAGCTTGCCGAGCGCTTTCATCGATACCGGGGCATCCAGGAAGCGGCGGCTGCAGGCATCCATGCACAGGTTGGGGCAGACCATGCCGCAGACGCTGGCAGGGAAAGGGGAATATTGCAGCACCAGTTGCAGCGCCTCGGCCTGTTTGCCTTCGCGCAGCAGGCGCAGGCGGTCCTGGGTCGGGATGAAGGACGGACAGGCCGATTGGCAGGGCGCGGCATAGCGTTTTTCCAGCCAGTGGGGGATTTTCAGTCGATCGCTGCCGCTGTTGACCAGTTGTGCCACATGACGGTAATCGTCCTGCACGATATCACCGAAGATGCCGCCCTCGACCCATTTGCCGAGGCGGAAGTCGCGCAGGCTGATGCGCCCGCGCGCCTGCCGTTCGGCATAGGTCTTGGCGACGATCTTCTTCCAGCTGGTCATGTCGCTCAGGCGCGCCAGCAATTCGGCGCGATCGACACGGGCAAGAAAATCCGCCAGGCCGCGCAGCACAAACTCCTGATCGCCGGCATCCAGGTCTAGCAGCCAGACATCGTCGGACAGGCCGGCCACCGGGCCGCGGACGTAGACGGTGCCGCCGACCATGCCCATGCAGGCGCGATCGCCCAGGACCGACTCGGCCTGTTCGTAATTGACGCCGCAGACCACGGCAATCCCGCCACCCATGAATTCGAAGGAGAAGGAGCCGGTTTTTTTCAGCACCCACAGCTCCGGCGGTTCGAAGGCCGGGTCGTGTTTCATCAGTGAGCCGCTGCGCGTCCCGACCTGGCCGGCGACGAAGATCTTGCCGCTGGCGGCACAATGGCCAGTGGTATCGCCGCTGTCGCCTTTGATGGTCAGGGTGGCGCCGGCGTTGAGCCAACCGGCATCGGCTGGTGCGGAGCCTTCGACGACGATGTCTGTGCCGTCAAGGCCGAAGGAGCCGACGCGCTGACCGGGGTTCTTGACATGAAAACGCAGGGGCTGGCCATCGGCTGTCCACAGGGGACCGCCGATGTCGTGATGGCCGGAGGCAAGAACCTCAAAATCGGTTTCACCCCGTTCCAGTGCGGCATAGATCTGTTGCAGCAGGTTTTGCGTCGAGATGCGCCGGTTCTGTTCGTCGAAGCCTTTGATGAATGCAGCCATGAAGAATCTCCTTAGCAGACGTACTGGATGTGCAGGCGATCGGCGACGGGTTTATGCACCGCCACCAGCGCATCGGCGCGGCCGACCGGCAGTGACGAATTGCCGATGGGCGCCATGAGCTTCTTGAATTCCTGATCCATGGCCAGAAAGTAGTTGACGATGTTTTCCGCTACCCGTTCCGGGTCGAGACGATGCACCAGCGCCGGATTCTGGGTGGTGATGCCGGCTGGGCACAGACCGGTATTGCAGGCATTGCAGCGGCCCTGATCGTTGCCGACGCAGCCGGCCATCTGCAAAATCAGTTTGCCGGTAAAGACCCCGTTGGCTCCAAGGCAGATCATCTTGAAGGCGTCCGCTGCCAGATCGCCGGTCTTACCCAGGCCCCCGCCGCACCACAGCGGAATCTGACCCTGGCGGCCCTGCTGCACGGCGGCCAGATAGCAGTCGCGCAGCTTGCTGACCACCGGATGACCGGTGTGGTCGAGGGAAACCTCGTGGGCAGCGGCGGTGCCGCCATCAATACCGTCGAGAAAAAATCCGCCGACAATGTTGTAGGGATCGCGCACCAGGTTGTTGAACACCGACACGCTGGTGGCCGAGGCCGCCACCTTGATGGCAACGGGCACGCGGAACTTGAAGGCGGCGTTGAACGACAGAAACATCTTCTGGACGCTCTCTTCGATGGAGTAGAGTCCCTGATGGTTGGGTGGGCTGAGCAGATCGGTCTTGGGTACGCCACGGATGGCCATGATATGGTCAGCCACCTTTTGCGCCTGCAGCAGGCCACCATCGCCGGGCTTGGCGCCCTGGCCGATCTTGATCAGTACGCCGGCGGGGTCTTCCTGCATATGTGGCATGGCCTTGACAATGCGGTTCCAGCCGAAATGCCCCGAGGCGATCTGCAGAATCAGATATTTGAGGAAGCGGCTCTTGAGCAGGCGCACCGGCACGCCGCCTTCGCCTGAGCTCATGCGCACCGGCAGGCCGCATTCCTCGTTCAGGTAGGCCACCGCCATGGCAATGCCTTCCCACATGCGCCAGGACAGGGCGCCGATGGACATGTCGCCGATGATCACCGGATAGATCCAGTTGACTGGTGGAGCCTGACCGGTACTGAATAGCTGGCCCTGTTCGTTCAGCTGTAATGGCAGCTCGCCGGCCGGCAGAATGCGGCCAAAGGGGGCCAGCATGTCGAAACTGTGGCGCTGGGCATCAAGGCTGGGGTCGGTCATCTGGGAGATGCGACCGACCCGCAGTTGGTCAAGGGTGCGCAGGCTGCCGGTCAGGTTTTTGCGGCCACCGCGCTTGATGGCGTCGCCGGCCGTGCAGCGCGTGACAATGGGGTGCCGCGTGTCCGGGTTGCGGACGGGGCGGATGGCGTCGTTGGGGCAGACCTTTTCGCAGATGCCACAGCCACGGCAATAGTTCTGCAGCGAGTTGACCTGCTTGATGACGGGCACGGCGGAAAAACCGGTGCGGGGATCAGGCTGATCCCCTGTGGAAAATACCGTGCGGCGCCGTTCCACCTTGGCTTCAATGGCGCGGAAGGAGCAGGCGGCGACACAACTGCCGCACAGGGTACAGCGGCTGGCGTCGTAGACAATCTTCCAGGGCAGGTCGTTGGGGGTGGTGTCGTGAATTTTTACTGTTTCCATTGGACGACCTCCAGTTGGTCCGTGATCATGACGATTTCGCGTTCATGGGGATACAGATCGGTACTCCAGTCGCGTTCGGGCAGAATCTCGTTGAGGCCGCAGACCTCCGAACTGATGGCGACGGTGTCGTCGGTACGGCCCACCACCACCGGCCGCAGCTTTTTGGCATCGCAGCAGGTGAACAGGGTGTTGTCCGGCAGCACGCCGATAATGGTGTTCGGACCGTTGATCTCCAGGTTGGCGAGTGACTGGCGGATGGTCAGCAACTGCTGGGCGTCGGGCCGTTTCTGCAGGTCGTCGAAGGGCAGTGGCGTGATCACATGTTTGAAGTAGGGCAGGGGCCAGCCCAGCTGGCGGTGGACATAGTGCAGGCTGTAGAGAAAGCACTGCGAATCCGATTCAAAGCCGATGTAGCCACGGTGCAGCTTGGCCTGGATCTCCTTGTTTTTCTGATAGAAGGTATTTTCCCCATTGGCCAGTGCGGTATAGCCCTGCAGGAAAAAAGGGTGGGCCGCATAGCGCACGATGTCGTAGTTGGTGTTCTGGCGGCACTGGGCGGTGATGACCTTGGCGGTGAACTTGCCATCCTCCTGCCACAGATTGAAAAAGGTGCCGATATCGCGGGGATCGCCGATTTCCTTGAGGGTGGCGACATCGGGCCAGAAGGAATAGACAAAACCCTGCTCGTCGGGCTCCAGTGCCCGGCGCATCTTCAGACGCATGTCGAGCAACAGTTCCTCTTTTTCGCGGGTGCTGGCCTTGTTGTAGCTGCGTGGGTAGGAAAAGGTTTCGAACACATAGTTCGGCATGGCGATAATGTCGAGATCATCGCTGGGGAAGGTTTCCGGCACCCATTGCAACACCCGGCGGAAGCCGGCTTCGTGCAGGATGTCTTCGGCAATCTTCAGGCCCTCGTCGGTGCAGGCCATCGACAGGGTTGGCAGATCCTTGTAGCCGGCGAACAGACCGCCGAGATCCTGCATGACCATGGCGAAGCCGGAGTTGTCGTGACCTTTCTGCTGTGACTGCATCAGTTGCAGTGCCTTGCAGGGGTGGATGTAGTGTTTGCTTTTGATCGCGCCGATACGACACATGGCAGACCTCCTGTTTCGAGTTGTCGAACTCAAAAAGCAGATAGCGTGCCATTTATATTGGTTTGGTAAAATTATCTTTTAAAATGTTGGAATTGAAGGATTATGTTTGATGATTTGTTCGCCTGAAACTTGGGCGGGACAGTTTGGTGATTCTTGTCGTGATCATAATGTGTACACAAAAAAGGCTCCCCGTGGGGAGCCTTGCTGCTGTCTGATGCTGCGTTGCCCGGAGGGGCGGATAGGAGGGATCAGAGCAGTTCGATCCAGTTGTGGAGGTCCGGCAGGCGGCCGTACTGGATGCCGGTCAGGCGGTCGTAAAGTTCCATGGTCAGTTTGCCGGCCTGACCCTGGCCGAGGCGAACCGTACGGTCCCTGTAGGTCAGCTCGCCCACCGGCGAAACCACCGCCGCGGTGCCGGTGCCGAAGGCTTCCTGCAGCCGGCCATTTTCCGCGCCGTCAAGCACCTCATCGATACTCAGGGCGCGTTCCTCCACGGCGTAACCCATGTCCCGCACCAGGGCCAGAACCGAGCGGCGGGTGATGCCATCAAGGATCGAGCCGGTCAGCGGTGAGGTGACGACCTTGCCATCGTAGACAAAGCAGATGTTCATGCTGCCGACCTCTTCGATGTACTTGCGTTGCACGCCGTCGAGCCAGAGAACCTGATCGTAGCCTTTCTGGGCCGCCAGGGCCGAGGCATACAGGCTGGAGGCATAATTGCCGCCGGTCTTGGCCTCGCCGGTGCCGCCGGGGGCGACACGAACGTAGTCGTCCGATACCCAGATGCGGACCGGATTGACGCCACCTTTATAATAGGCCGCCACCGGCGACAGGATAATGTAGAACAGGTACTGATCCGCCGGTTTTACCCCCAGTACCGGTTCGGTGGCAATCATGGTCGGGCGGATGTACAGGCTGGTGCCATGGCTGTGGGGGACCCACTCCTTTTCCAGTTCCAGCAACTGGCGCAGGGCGGTCATGCAGAAATCGATATCGAGCTGCGGCATGCACATACGTTCGGCACTGCGGTTGAAACGGGCGAAGTTGTCGCGCGGCCGGAACAGGGCAATGCTGCCATCGCTGCGGCGGAAGGCCTTGAGACCCTCAAAGATTTCCTGGGCGTAGTGCAGTACCAGTGCGGCCGGGTCGAGGCTGAACGGTCCGTAGGGCTCAATGCGCGGAGTATGCCAGCCCTGGCCACGATCAAAGCGCAGGGTGAACATGCGGTTGGTGAAACTTTTGCCAAACACCAGCTTGCTTTCATCCTGCTGGGGCTGACGCGGCTGGGACAGGGGCAGAACCTCGATATGCATGTGTATGACTCCTTCAAAAAGCTGCGCAGCGTTTGTGGCCGGGAAGCCAGGGCGTACCCCGGCGCGCTGACGGCCAACGCTAACGGCTAACGGATGCTGCAGGGAGGGCTGCAGACAGAAAAAATCTATCTAGCACAGCCGTCTGGGGCAGGCAAGGGGATAGTCGTCGGCTCGGGCGGGGGGAGGTTTGGCGGTCAGACGGTCGGTTCGTCGTCCCTGCTTGACGCCGCTGGTGGCACTGGGCCGTAGAGCAACTGGCGGCTGTTGCGGTGTTGTTCCTCCTGACGTAACAGGCGGGCTGTTCGTTCGCGGAAGGCCTGGCGGACGGCCTGTTCAAGCTGGAATTGGTCGCGTGTCGGATTCTGCATGGCAGGGTCTCCTGAGATGGGCGCTTCGTGCCCTGTTGGCGGACAAGGCGGACGATGGTCGTAGCCTATCACCTGAGATTGGGCAATCAAGCAAAAAATACCATATCAGTAAGAGATTGGCTGTTCGTCGGCCAGACTGGCGCGCGCCAGGGTGACCACGGCAACCCGATGCCCTGCAGCGGCCAGGCAGGCAGAGCAGTGGCGGACGGTGGCGGTGGTGGTCGCCACATCGTCGACCAAGAGGATGTGCTGGGGGGGAAGGGTGCTGGTAAGCTGAAAAGCGTTTCGAAGGTTGCCAAGACGTTGTCGGCGGTCAAGGCCGGACTGGGGCGCCGTGGCACGGTTGCGTTGCAGCGCTTGGCGTTCCAGGGGCAGTCGCAGGATTTTGGCCAGTTCGACGGCTAACAGCAGCGCGGGATTAAAACCGCGCTGGCGCAGGCGCTGGGGATGCAGGGGGACGGCAATCACGGCGGTGGGAGCAAAGGCGGCAATGTCGCTGGCGGTGGTGTGCAGCAGCAAACGGGCCAACGGCCGGGCCAGGCCGATCTGGTGGTGAAATTTGAACGCAATAACGGCCTGTCGCAATTGTTCCCGGTAAAGGCCTGCACTGCGCAGCCACAGAAAATCCGGCGGGTCAATCAGACAGTGACTGCAGCGGTGAGGGGTTTGGCTGGCGCTGGCCAGCGGTTCAGCGCAACAGACACAGGCACTACGGGGTTGCAGCAACAGCTGTTGCTGGCAATCCGGGCAGAAGTCACGCAGCGGCTCGGGCAGCGGCCGGCGGCATAGCGGGCAACAGGCGGGCAACAGCAGATTGATGAGCCAGCGGCCTTCGCGCCGTAACCGTGCAGCCAGCCGGCGTGCCCTGGCCACGGTGGCGGCCTAGGCGGGTTGCAGCAGGCTGTGGCCGGTCATCTCAGCCGGTTGAGGCAGGTGCAGCAGCTGCAGCAGGGTCGGAGCCAGATCCGCCAGCCTGCCGTCGGCCAAGCGGTATCCATCACTGTCGCCAGCCACATACAGCAGGGCCACCGGATTGGTGGTGTGGGCGGTGTGCGGCTGACCCTGATCATCGATCATCTGCTCGCAGTTGCCGTGATCGGCCGTGATGAGCAGGGCGCCCCCTTGCTGCAGGGTGACCGCAACCACGTCGGCCAGACAGCGATCCACCGTTTCCATGGCTTTTATGGCTGCCGGCAGACTGCCGGTATGGCCGACCATGTCCGGGTTGGCAAAGTTGAGAATGATCAGGTCAAAACAGTTTTCGGCGATCTTGTCGCAGACCGTGTCACGCACCTGCGCGGCACTCATCTGTGGTTTCTGATCGTAGGTGGTCACGTCCTGGGGGGAAGGGATCAGGATGCGTTCTTCACCACGGAAGGGTTCTTCGCGGCCACCGTTAAAGAAAAAGGTTACATGGGCGTACTTTTCCGTTTCAGCGATATGCAGCTGTCGCAGGCCCGCTGAGGCGACAACCTCGGCCAGCAGGTTGTGCAAGTTTTCCGGTGGAAAGGCGACAGGCAGGTGCAGGGTTTCGTCGTACTCGGTGAAACAGACATAGCGGCACAGCTGCGGCCGGTAACGCTGAGCAAAGCCGGTGAAATGCGGATCACAGAATGTCCGGCTGATTTCACGGACACGGTCAGAGCGGAAGTTGAAGACGATGACCGCGTCGCCGTCGGTGATGCGGCCATCGGCAGTGCCAATCAGGCAGGGGGTGACGAATTCATCGGTCTCGCCGGCGGCATAGGCTGTCGCCAGGGCTGTGGCGCTGGCGGGTTGGCAGGGCGCCTCAGCCTCCACCAGCATTCGCCAGGCACGTTCAACGCGATCCCAGCGCTGGTCACGATCCATGGCATAAAAGCGGCCACAGAGGCTGGCGATGCGGCCGGGGCCACCCGCCAGATGGTGCTCCAGTGCCTGCAGATAGCGGCCGGCACTCTGGGGTGGTGTGTCGCGGCCATCAAGAATGGCGTGGATCTGGATGTTGCTGATGCCCTGCTGGCGGGCAAGGTCTATCAGGGCATACAGGTGGCTGTCGTGGGAATGAACCCCGCCGTCCGACAGCAGGCCGAGCAGATGGAGTTTGCCACCACTGTGGCGCAGAGCTGCCATGGCCTGCAGCAGGACCGGATTGCAGAAGAAGTCGCCATCAGCAATGCTTTTGCTGATACGGGTCAAATCCTGATAGACCACCCGGCCGGCGCCGATGTTCATATGTCCGACCTCGGAATTGCCCATTTGCCCTTCAGGCAGACCCACGGCCAGGCCGGAAGCCTGCAGCAGGCTGTGCGGATAGCGCGTGAACAGCTGGTCGAGACAGGGGGTATGCGCCTGCAGCACGGCATTGCCTTCGCGCTGCGGACGCTGGCCCCAGCCATCAAGGATGCACAGAACAATCGGACGGGCGGCAAAAGTCATTGGCATCAGGCTCCGTGGGGGGCAGCGGCTGGCGGCACCACTTCACGGTCGCGGATCAGCTTGCGGAAGGCGATGCTGTAGCTGCCCCAGGTACCGCACTGCGGGCAACGACTCATCCATTCGCGAGATGCACGACCGCAACTGTCGCAGACATAGCCGAGGTTGAGCTGGTTGTCGACACCGAGAGCCTTCTGGTATTCCTCAATGGCTTCGTCGGTGCGGTCGCGGCGGCGATGGGCTTCGGCCAGCAGAATATGGATCTGCGGAAAGTCCGGTGCCGAGTTTTCCACCAGGTAGATCTGCTCCAGCGCTTCATCGACCATTTCCAGTCGCAGGCAAAGTTTGCCGTAGAAGAAACGCAGGACCAGATCGGTGCTGCGGGCCGTCAAGGCCTGGCTGTAAAAGGCCAGCAGGGACTGGGGATCTTCCTGCTGGATGTAGAGATTTTCCAGCCGTGACAGAAACACGCTGCGGCCCAGCCGGCGGTAACCGTCCTGCCAGACGTCGGCGGCGTCCTTGACATTGCCCCTGCTCTGAAAGGCATCGCCCAGGGTGACGCGGGCGGCAACAAAATCGGCATTTTCCTTGATCAGCTGTTTCAGCGCGGCCACCGCCGGATCGAACTGGCCGGCTTCGAGATCCATCCGGGCGATTTCATAACGGATTGACAGCTGGGTCTGCTTTTCCTCCTGGATGCGATTGCCGCTGAGGCCGGCCTTGAGCAGCTGCTTCTGTAATTCCAGCGCCTGCTGCCAGCGGTTGTGTTTCATGTGCAGATTGCGCAGGCTGCGGATGGCCTTGCGGTTGTCCTTCTCCTGCTCCAGGATGTCCTCGTATTCCTTGCAGGCGGCGTCATCCTGGCCCTGCTTTTCATAGGTAGCTGCCAGTTTGAACAGAACCTCCAGGCTGCGGGCGTCGATGCTTTTGGCCTTGCGCAGCAGGACCACGGCGCCATCGAGATCGCCCTCCTGGCTGACTACGCTGGCCATGGCGATGTAACTCTCGGTTTTGCCTGGATCTTTGTCGATGGCCTTCTGCAGCAGGCTGTGTGCTTTTTTGATATCGCCTGACAGCAAGCGGCCGACGCCTTCGCGATAGATCTCGTCGACTTCCTTGCTGCGCTTGTCATTGCGGCCGCGCAGCCAGCCACGTAGCAGGCAGCTGAGGGCGCCGTACAGATGCAGACCGTAGCCGATGAACAGACCCACCAGGATGCAGCCGATGACGATCACCGTGACCGGGTAGGTGACCGACTGTTCCGGCAGGAAGAAGATGGTCATCTCCTGTGGATTGATCCCCGAGAAAAAGACGAAAAACGCCAGAAAAACAATGACAATCAGCAAAAAGGACATCAGGGTCATGCGATCCTCCTGTGGGCAAGGCACCCATGCGACGGGAATAAATGGCAGGTTTCCGGCAACTGTATAAGACTCGACCGATCCTTGTAAATAGCATAAAACGTCGTTTTGGTCATTACCGGTTATGGTAGGGCTCGTTGCGGATGATGGTCATGGCGCGGTAGAGCTGTTCCAGCAGCAGCAGGCGCGCCATCTGGTGGGTCCAAGTCAGCCGCGACAGGCTCAGTACCTGATCGGCACGCTGGCGCACGGCGTCCGACAGGCCGTAGGCGCCGCCAATCAGGAAGTGCAGGGCACTGCAGCCGTGCAGCATGCGCTGTTGCAGCAGTTGCGCCAGCTCTTCCGAACACAGCTGTTGGCCCTGTTCGTCAAGGGCGATGGCACAGGCACTGGCGGGCAGCTGTGCCAGCAGACGCTGACCTTCGGCGGCACGGATGAGACGACTGTCCTCGCCCCGCGGCCGGCTTTTTTCTTCCTTGACCTCAAGCGTCCGTAACTGGCCATAACGCTCCAGCCGGCGGCTGTACTCGGCGACGCCATCGCGGATAAAAGGCAGCGACAGCTTGCCGACGCACAGCAGATGAAAGGTCACGCCTGCGGCGGGGCCGGCTCGATGCGTTTGGCTTCGGCCCAGAGCCCTTCCAGATCGTAGAAACTGCGCACCGTCTGCTGAAAGACATGCACCATCAAGTCACCGTAATCGAGCAGCACCCAGCGTCCTTCCTCCATGCCCTCGATGGCCAGCGGGCTGATCTGGTGGTGCTGTTTGAGGTCGAGACGGATGGACTCGGCGATGGCCTGGACATGGCGGTCGGAGGTGCCGGTGGCCAGAATCAGGTAGTCGGTCAGGGAGGACAGGGGGGTCAGATGCAGAATGCAGACATCCTGCGCCTTTTTCTCCAGGGCGTAATGGGCGCACCAGTGGGCTTGTTGCAGAGCGTTCAATGTGATTCCTTCACAAAGTCAGCACCATAGAGCTGGTGTTGACGGATATAGGCCAGTACCACAGCGGGCACCAGCTGTTCCACCGGCTGGTGCTGCCGCAGGGCGGTGCGGACCTGAGTGGATGAAATGGGACAATCGGTTTCTTTAAGAAAAATCAGCAGGTTGCCATCCTTGTGGCGGAAGCCGGGCAACGCCGGATCGTAGCAGAAGTCCGGTTGCAGTGCAACGGGCAGTTCTGTTTGTCCAGTGATGGCGCTGTAGCCGGGCCGTTGTGCCACCACCAGATGGCACAGCTGCGGCAGGCGCCGGAACTCTTTCCAGCTGTCGAGTTCGAGCAGGGAATCCATGCCGATGAGAAAATAAAAGCGATCGGTCGGATAGTGCTGGCGCAGCTGATTCAGGGTGTCGACCGAGTAACTGCGGCCAGGTCGCTGTCCTTCGATATCACAGGTAAAAAAAGCCCGCTGGCCGCGCGTCGCCCGCTCCGTCATCGCCAGCCGCTGCGGGAAGCTGGCAAGAGGTCCGGCGGGCTTGTGCGGCGGCCAGGCCGCCGGGATGAACAGCACCCGGTCCAGACCACACTGGTGATAAAAATGGCTGGCGATGGCCAGATGGCCATTGTGCAGCGGATCGAAGGTGCCGCCGAAAATGCCGGTTTTCATGGCTCTCAGGCGCGTACCTGACCATCGCCGAAAACGATGAACTTGCGTGTGGTCAGGTCTTCCAGCCCCATGGGGCCGAAGGCGTGAAGCTTGGTGGTGGAGATGC
Protein-coding sequences here:
- a CDS encoding 23S rRNA (pseudouridine(1915)-N(3))-methyltransferase RlmH; the encoded protein is MTFHLLCVGKLSLPFIRDGVAEYSRRLERYGQLRTLEVKEEKSRPRGEDSRLIRAAEGQRLLAQLPASACAIALDEQGQQLCSEELAQLLQQRMLHGCSALHFLIGGAYGLSDAVRQRADQVLSLSRLTWTHQMARLLLLEQLYRAMTIIRNEPYHNR
- a CDS encoding glutamate synthase-related protein — its product is METVKIHDTTPNDLPWKIVYDASRCTLCGSCVAACSFRAIEAKVERRRTVFSTGDQPDPRTGFSAVPVIKQVNSLQNYCRGCGICEKVCPNDAIRPVRNPDTRHPIVTRCTAGDAIKRGGRKNLTGSLRTLDQLRVGRISQMTDPSLDAQRHSFDMLAPFGRILPAGELPLQLNEQGQLFSTGQAPPVNWIYPVIIGDMSIGALSWRMWEGIAMAVAYLNEECGLPVRMSSGEGGVPVRLLKSRFLKYLILQIASGHFGWNRIVKAMPHMQEDPAGVLIKIGQGAKPGDGGLLQAQKVADHIMAIRGVPKTDLLSPPNHQGLYSIEESVQKMFLSFNAAFKFRVPVAIKVAASATSVSVFNNLVRDPYNIVGGFFLDGIDGGTAAAHEVSLDHTGHPVVSKLRDCYLAAVQQGRQGQIPLWCGGGLGKTGDLAADAFKMICLGANGVFTGKLILQMAGCVGNDQGRCNACNTGLCPAGITTQNPALVHRLDPERVAENIVNYFLAMDQEFKKLMAPIGNSSLPVGRADALVAVHKPVADRLHIQYVC
- the rsfS gene encoding ribosome silencing factor; translation: MNALQQAHWCAHYALEKKAQDVCILHLTPLSSLTDYLILATGTSDRHVQAIAESIRLDLKQHHQISPLAIEGMEEGRWVLLDYGDLMVHVFQQTVRSFYDLEGLWAEAKRIEPAPPQA
- a CDS encoding class II glutamine amidotransferase; the encoded protein is MCRIGAIKSKHYIHPCKALQLMQSQQKGHDNSGFAMVMQDLGGLFAGYKDLPTLSMACTDEGLKIAEDILHEAGFRRVLQWVPETFPSDDLDIIAMPNYVFETFSYPRSYNKASTREKEELLLDMRLKMRRALEPDEQGFVYSFWPDVATLKEIGDPRDIGTFFNLWQEDGKFTAKVITAQCRQNTNYDIVRYAAHPFFLQGYTALANGENTFYQKNKEIQAKLHRGYIGFESDSQCFLYSLHYVHRQLGWPLPYFKHVITPLPFDDLQKRPDAQQLLTIRQSLANLEINGPNTIIGVLPDNTLFTCCDAKKLRPVVVGRTDDTVAISSEVCGLNEILPERDWSTDLYPHEREIVMITDQLEVVQWKQ
- a CDS encoding tetratricopeptide repeat protein gives rise to the protein MTLMSFLLIVIVFLAFFVFFSGINPQEMTIFFLPEQSVTYPVTVIVIGCILVGLFIGYGLHLYGALSCLLRGWLRGRNDKRSKEVDEIYREGVGRLLSGDIKKAHSLLQKAIDKDPGKTESYIAMASVVSQEGDLDGAVVLLRKAKSIDARSLEVLFKLAATYEKQGQDDAACKEYEDILEQEKDNRKAIRSLRNLHMKHNRWQQALELQKQLLKAGLSGNRIQEEKQTQLSIRYEIARMDLEAGQFDPAVAALKQLIKENADFVAARVTLGDAFQSRGNVKDAADVWQDGYRRLGRSVFLSRLENLYIQQEDPQSLLAFYSQALTARSTDLVLRFFYGKLCLRLEMVDEALEQIYLVENSAPDFPQIHILLAEAHRRRDRTDEAIEEYQKALGVDNQLNLGYVCDSCGRASREWMSRCPQCGTWGSYSIAFRKLIRDREVVPPAAAPHGA
- the gpmI gene encoding 2,3-bisphosphoglycerate-independent phosphoglycerate mutase, whose translation is MTFAARPIVLCILDGWGQRPQREGNAVLQAHTPCLDQLFTRYPHSLLQASGLAVGLPEGQMGNSEVGHMNIGAGRVVYQDLTRISKSIADGDFFCNPVLLQAMAALRHSGGKLHLLGLLSDGGVHSHDSHLYALIDLARQQGISNIQIHAILDGRDTPPQSAGRYLQALEHHLAGGPGRIASLCGRFYAMDRDQRWDRVERAWRMLVEAEAPCQPASATALATAYAAGETDEFVTPCLIGTADGRITDGDAVIVFNFRSDRVREISRTFCDPHFTGFAQRYRPQLCRYVCFTEYDETLHLPVAFPPENLHNLLAEVVASAGLRQLHIAETEKYAHVTFFFNGGREEPFRGEERILIPSPQDVTTYDQKPQMSAAQVRDTVCDKIAENCFDLIILNFANPDMVGHTGSLPAAIKAMETVDRCLADVVAVTLQQGGALLITADHGNCEQMIDDQGQPHTAHTTNPVALLYVAGDSDGYRLADGRLADLAPTLLQLLHLPQPAEMTGHSLLQPA
- a CDS encoding ComF family protein; the encoded protein is MARARRLAARLRREGRWLINLLLPACCPLCRRPLPEPLRDFCPDCQQQLLLQPRSACVCCAEPLASASQTPHRCSHCLIDPPDFLWLRSAGLYREQLRQAVIAFKFHHQIGLARPLARLLLHTTASDIAAFAPTAVIAVPLHPQRLRQRGFNPALLLAVELAKILRLPLERQALQRNRATAPQSGLDRRQRLGNLRNAFQLTSTLPPQHILLVDDVATTTATVRHCSACLAAAGHRVAVVTLARASLADEQPISY
- a CDS encoding branched-chain amino acid aminotransferase — encoded protein: MHIEVLPLSQPRQPQQDESKLVFGKSFTNRMFTLRFDRGQGWHTPRIEPYGPFSLDPAALVLHYAQEIFEGLKAFRRSDGSIALFRPRDNFARFNRSAERMCMPQLDIDFCMTALRQLLELEKEWVPHSHGTSLYIRPTMIATEPVLGVKPADQYLFYIILSPVAAYYKGGVNPVRIWVSDDYVRVAPGGTGEAKTGGNYASSLYASALAAQKGYDQVLWLDGVQRKYIEEVGSMNICFVYDGKVVTSPLTGSILDGITRRSVLALVRDMGYAVEERALSIDEVLDGAENGRLQEAFGTGTAAVVSPVGELTYRDRTVRLGQGQAGKLTMELYDRLTGIQYGRLPDLHNWIELL
- a CDS encoding FAD-dependent oxidoreductase, with protein sequence MAAFIKGFDEQNRRISTQNLLQQIYAALERGETDFEVLASGHHDIGGPLWTADGQPLRFHVKNPGQRVGSFGLDGTDIVVEGSAPADAGWLNAGATLTIKGDSGDTTGHCAASGKIFVAGQVGTRSGSLMKHDPAFEPPELWVLKKTGSFSFEFMGGGIAVVCGVNYEQAESVLGDRACMGMVGGTVYVRGPVAGLSDDVWLLDLDAGDQEFVLRGLADFLARVDRAELLARLSDMTSWKKIVAKTYAERQARGRISLRDFRLGKWVEGGIFGDIVQDDYRHVAQLVNSGSDRLKIPHWLEKRYAAPCQSACPSFIPTQDRLRLLREGKQAEALQLVLQYSPFPASVCGMVCPNLCMDACSRRFLDAPVSMKALGKLSLDTPAPACAATTSKSVAIIGGGPGGLSAAWQLRLKGHAVTVYEADSQLGGKLWQAIPRERLPAEILQTEIDRLLATGIEARLNQRIDRSTFETLRQQHDAVVIASGAHNPVVIPFPGHERLIKGLDFLKQLNSGVRATLGEKVVVIGAGNAGMDVVLGAYACGARQVTAIDVQKPAAYQKEIDHVTALGAQIRWPVYTERISEKGLHTKDGELLEADSVIIAIGERPDLSFVPPGWLTPRGMMNVNACYQVEGCENVFAIGDTTRPGLLTDAIGQGHEAAEACDSWLNGLEVVARPKPQMIPQRQLSKELFRPANRSRLRQGQDPLAESTRCISCGTCRDCSLCLEACPEGAIERIEKADGSFEYRSDDNLCIGCGICAGICPCGIWTMEQAV